CTAGAACCCACGACCCAGACTTCATTATCTGTTGGCACATTCCGAGCACACATCGAGTTTCTTGTTGCCCTTGAACTTCTTCCCACACACCTTACACGTACACTCGTACAGCTTTGCTCGCTTACCTTCGAGCTCGGCTTCCCTCTTGATCCGGCATGTCCTCTCTAGCTCTCGACGGAGGTAGAACCAGGTATCGCCGAACACGTCCCTACCACGCATTACCACTCTCCTGGCGACCTCGAGTCCATTGTCGTCACTATTATTCATAGCACGTACCATTGCACTCAAGAACTGACGCTCTCGATACCTGTAAAGGTCTATAGCGTCGTTGGGGCAGACACGCACGCACTTATCGCAAGCGTCACATGCCTCCAGGTCTGCGATGACCACCTCTTCATCCTTGATTTTCAACACTCCTCTCTCACAAACCTCAACGCAGAGCGCGCAGGAGGCTCCATCACATCTGGTCCGGTCGATCTCGATACGACGGACTACCTGCACCTATGCTCCCCCCCGGGGAGGATCGGAGTTGGACATAAGGGTTCGAGAAGATGACGGCGACGTGATCTTAGAGTTCTATGCGGAGGACGGCAAGTCGGTCGAAGTTTCAACGCGTGCGTTTTACACGGTAATATACCTGAACCGCCAGGATCCTATCGAGAAGACGAAGGAGTTGTTCATTAAGGTCTCGAAGATCCTCGGCGAGGAACAACCCGAGATCTCGGTGCGGCGAGAGGAGTACCCTTCGGGTCACATCCTGAATCCGTGGGTAGCCAACTCGGAGGGTGCTGACGACGTATGGCCGCTGGTCTTCGAGGTGAAATCGAAGGGTGGAGTAGCGTGGGAGTTCACGTTACTTGTTCCCGTAAGGTTGGAGGGCCGGCGACTCAGGGAGATACTTTTAAAAGTTTTCAGATCTTGATCGCCCGATCTCCCGCGGAGGTGATATCATCTTGTACCCGAGAGGGAGGAAAGCTACCCTCGCGGCCATCTTGCATACCATACTGCGGGACCGTCCCTCGACGCAGAAAGAGATCGCAGAGAAGGTTGGTGTCTCCCGGCGATATGTTACGGAACTCCTAAGACCGCTCATCGAAGAGGGCGCTGTTCGAAGGACGTACACAGTCGACATGTCGAAGCTCAGACGCCATTTCCCCAAATTATTCGAGGAGCTCGGAAACTTCCTGTACGAAGATGTAGAGATGCACTTAGAGGGCGTCCGACCCTACTTCAAACGCATGACTGACCTGA
Above is a window of Methanopyrus sp. SNP6 DNA encoding:
- a CDS encoding 4Fe-4S dicluster domain-containing protein produces the protein MQVVRRIEIDRTRCDGASCALCVEVCERGVLKIKDEEVVIADLEACDACDKCVRVCPNDAIDLYRYRERQFLSAMVRAMNNSDDNGLEVARRVVMRGRDVFGDTWFYLRRELERTCRIKREAELEGKRAKLYECTCKVCGKKFKGNKKLDVCSECANR